The following are encoded in a window of Lactobacillus panisapium genomic DNA:
- a CDS encoding transcriptional regulator — protein MTKDKHDFEELTAPAATAKELQISVATLRKYSLIVEKVAGKPDYYARTKQNARLYSKKDVQDLKDFHKLAQENGLTLQEAAQQIFAVSDKSAKESNAVDEPNNEVMSTPQVMKLLNALQQTIGQQNSALAKLQKQLNRIEKQNKDLLTRQKELENSSAKEADFASLPDISGIVTDDLATAPIFAEENKPLTPAEKRAQVANDEQKSSKQVHDEILSKAQENAQKSTVNAHRTLSDMQVEPEKKHWWQKFIDM, from the coding sequence ATGACTAAAGATAAGCATGATTTTGAAGAATTGACCGCCCCTGCAGCAACAGCTAAGGAATTGCAGATTAGTGTTGCCACTTTGCGCAAATATTCCTTAATAGTTGAAAAAGTTGCCGGTAAGCCTGATTATTACGCTAGAACCAAACAAAATGCCCGGTTATATAGTAAAAAGGATGTTCAAGATTTAAAGGATTTTCATAAGTTGGCACAGGAAAATGGCCTTACTTTGCAAGAAGCGGCACAGCAGATTTTTGCTGTGAGTGATAAAAGCGCAAAAGAATCAAATGCCGTGGACGAACCTAACAATGAAGTGATGAGCACACCGCAGGTAATGAAACTTCTTAATGCCTTGCAACAGACTATCGGACAACAGAATTCAGCGCTTGCGAAATTACAAAAGCAGTTAAATCGAATTGAAAAGCAGAATAAAGATCTACTAACAAGACAGAAGGAGTTAGAAAATTCATCTGCCAAAGAAGCCGATTTTGCTAGCTTACCTGATATTTCAGGAATTGTAACCGATGATCTGGCAACTGCACCAATTTTTGCTGAAGAAAATAAACCACTGACACCTGCTGAAAAGCGGGCGCAGGTTGCTAATGATGAACAAAAATCAAGCAAACAAGTGCATGATGAAATTTTGTCAAAAGCACAAGAAAACGCCCAAAAAAGTACGGTTAATGCGCACCGGACATTGTCAGATATGCAAGTAGAACCGGAAAAAAAGCACTGGTGGCAAAAATTTATTGATATGTAG
- a CDS encoding YibE/F family protein: MITLKKTKQRYVLALVVAIIGLALTACTYFATDIYTKHDVAVITDRTIKDTLVEKSTDVYNNKDETRKQVLHLKVLSGKHKNQTYRTVNYYYPSQLITQKYRAGQRIFVNIKHNDPAIQTPKRDWVLVLALTVMATLMVAVSGKNTLGLIASMALSWLLFYLVIMTDIKLNGSYIVLLFGFADIVFSFFSLLLVQGLNKKMLATWAATLLGVFVSFALCYLIMRLTGESEIKYETGDYATQDPRGIFLAQTLLGILGAVMDEATDIISSLYELIQTKKDLTAKQLIESGRTMGQEIMGPLINVLVLIFMSEALPLTIIYLRDNNTLSSTFGFTLSLGVTQSVISAIGIVLTVVFATGCSLFFLEGQKWKEWNKK; the protein is encoded by the coding sequence ATGATTACATTGAAAAAAACTAAGCAGCGCTACGTGTTGGCGCTAGTTGTAGCTATTATTGGACTGGCCTTGACGGCGTGTACTTATTTTGCCACTGACATCTACACTAAGCATGATGTAGCAGTAATTACGGACCGCACGATTAAGGACACTTTAGTTGAAAAAAGTACGGATGTGTATAACAACAAGGACGAAACCAGAAAACAGGTGCTTCACCTCAAAGTTTTATCTGGCAAGCATAAGAACCAAACTTACCGAACGGTCAATTATTATTATCCATCGCAATTGATTACGCAAAAATACCGGGCTGGTCAGCGGATTTTTGTCAATATTAAACATAATGATCCGGCTATTCAAACGCCTAAACGCGATTGGGTGTTGGTTTTAGCACTGACAGTCATGGCGACACTAATGGTAGCCGTTTCTGGTAAAAACACGCTGGGACTGATTGCGTCCATGGCTTTGAGCTGGCTCTTGTTTTACCTCGTAATTATGACCGATATTAAACTGAACGGCTCGTATATTGTGCTGCTCTTTGGCTTTGCTGACATCGTCTTTTCCTTTTTCAGCTTATTGCTTGTTCAAGGACTTAATAAAAAAATGCTGGCGACCTGGGCCGCGACGCTGTTAGGAGTCTTTGTTTCGTTTGCTTTGTGCTACTTAATTATGCGCCTTACGGGAGAGTCTGAAATCAAATATGAAACTGGCGATTACGCTACCCAAGATCCCCGCGGCATTTTTCTAGCGCAGACCTTGCTTGGCATTTTAGGAGCAGTGATGGATGAAGCAACGGATATTATCTCAAGCTTATATGAATTAATTCAGACTAAAAAAGATCTGACTGCCAAACAGCTGATTGAAAGTGGCCGAACAATGGGCCAAGAGATTATGGGACCACTGATTAATGTGTTAGTGCTGATTTTCATGTCTGAAGCGTTGCCGCTAACAATTATTTATTTACGTGACAACAACACTTTAAGTTCCACCTTTGGCTTCACCTTATCTTTAGGAGTAACGCAAAGCGTTATCTCCGCAATCGGAATTGTTTTAACGGTCGTTTTCGCGACTGGCTGCAGTTTGTTCTTTTTAGAAGGTCAAAAATGGAAGGAGTGGAATAAAAAGTGA
- a CDS encoding D-alanine--D-alanine ligase family protein — protein sequence MTRKTQVGLIFGGNSSEYEVSIMSGHNIYNAIDQDKFDVHPIWITNDGYLASEADSFKVLKDPHYTVQNPYKVANISNLIELANLPEIDVFFPIVHGNLGEDGSLQGLFRILDKPFVGDDVLSAAVTMDKEFTKILAQRAGVPVADWIAIKRFEYDEENNAKCDYAKVSEKLGGDLFVKPSNQGSSVGVHHVTSEKEYREALADAFRYDDKVLVEETIHGTEVEVAVLGNDKPLVSGVGQIINAAGTFYSYENKYDDDSTTTLQIPAELPAEIVEKIRANALKVYQATECSGLARVDSTLRESDQKIVLTEVNALPGFTNISMYPKLFEEAGIPYSELITRLIEIGQERYEHKKTLLHKIG from the coding sequence ATGACTAGGAAAACACAGGTTGGCCTAATTTTTGGTGGCAATTCATCCGAATATGAAGTCTCAATTATGTCAGGCCACAATATTTATAATGCAATTGATCAAGATAAGTTTGATGTTCACCCGATTTGGATTACCAATGACGGGTACTTGGCTAGTGAAGCAGATTCTTTTAAGGTACTTAAAGATCCACACTATACGGTGCAAAATCCGTACAAAGTCGCTAATATTTCTAATCTAATTGAGTTAGCTAATTTACCTGAAATCGATGTTTTCTTCCCAATTGTCCACGGTAACTTAGGCGAGGATGGCAGCCTGCAAGGTTTATTTAGAATTTTGGATAAGCCATTTGTAGGTGACGATGTTCTATCCGCTGCAGTAACAATGGATAAGGAATTTACCAAGATTTTGGCGCAACGAGCTGGTGTTCCAGTTGCCGACTGGATTGCAATTAAACGCTTTGAATATGACGAAGAAAATAATGCTAAATGTGATTACGCAAAAGTAAGCGAAAAATTGGGTGGCGACTTGTTTGTTAAGCCATCTAATCAAGGCTCATCTGTTGGGGTTCACCATGTTACAAGCGAGAAAGAATACCGTGAAGCTTTAGCCGATGCCTTTAGGTATGATGATAAAGTTTTAGTAGAAGAAACGATTCATGGTACTGAAGTTGAAGTTGCTGTTTTAGGCAATGACAAGCCGCTTGTTTCTGGGGTAGGCCAAATTATTAACGCTGCGGGAACCTTCTATAGTTATGAAAATAAATATGATGATGATTCCACCACAACACTGCAGATTCCAGCCGAATTACCAGCAGAAATTGTTGAAAAAATTCGGGCTAATGCTTTAAAAGTTTACCAGGCAACTGAATGTAGTGGTTTGGCTCGGGTTGACTCTACTTTACGTGAAAGTGACCAGAAGATTGTTTTGACTGAAGTCAATGCATTACCAGGTTTTACTAACATTAGTATGTATCCAAAACTGTTCGAAGAAGCTGGTATTCCTTATTCTGAATTAATCACACGGTTAATTGAAATCGGCCAAGAACGTTATGAGCATAAAAAGACGTTGCTACATAAAATCGGTTAA